Proteins from one Nitrobacteraceae bacterium AZCC 2146 genomic window:
- a CDS encoding hypothetical protein (product_source=Hypo-rule applied), which translates to MGDTNLKPRGTVDDTSNGHGLSRVTEEIVLLTEDGVLGFYTHFEVTEIVAFRGKGAAPRNVFTILVAEDRKQPADSKPDFLMPRIGLQGARDWKFGVCRYLRPIADVVADLGEYRATRQWKPSGNPLEVGRLIGMSTQFVPADTTVIAPWNSVLKNNFWNGSHVVELADPDKTELKLFFDDPPLLQELSERIQAHTPIKLASFSDRLGNIVFQIPVTVLTATFAHQRSSGDVVVSVGWNPRATARRLRAVCDMQFDDVLSGYASVDVVDDSTIIPTSSDLGTMRGALWDDDRMLLLAATGSTGFVRTISINAHISDPEPRIFRIMRGSEVRPVSIGIHETNEIRVEAPGQDRGDEWAKKRIYRDEQARLSRERKFVQYRPTGSKAAAHRAALEDIHFLLRRYGKDGAWLWDPYLSATDILETFFFCPHSGVELRALTGAEQAPGEDGETAGGSTHREAFAARQRETFEAAASNWRGLRLEYRMRCGSAGWPFHDRFLIFPVKDGGAHAWSLGTSVNSFGTIHHILQKVDDGQLVMDAFAELWGQLDQPQHLILKRP; encoded by the coding sequence ATGGGGGATACCAATTTGAAGCCACGTGGAACGGTCGACGACACTTCGAACGGGCACGGCCTTTCGCGGGTGACGGAGGAGATCGTCCTTCTGACGGAGGACGGCGTCCTTGGCTTCTACACCCACTTTGAAGTCACCGAGATCGTCGCCTTTCGGGGAAAAGGTGCGGCACCGCGCAACGTCTTCACGATCCTCGTTGCGGAGGACAGGAAACAGCCGGCGGACTCCAAGCCCGATTTTTTGATGCCGCGCATCGGGCTCCAGGGAGCGAGGGACTGGAAGTTTGGCGTATGCCGGTATCTTCGGCCCATCGCCGACGTCGTCGCGGACCTTGGAGAATATCGTGCGACGCGACAGTGGAAGCCGTCTGGCAATCCGCTGGAAGTCGGCCGGCTGATCGGAATGTCGACCCAGTTCGTCCCGGCGGATACGACGGTCATCGCTCCTTGGAACAGCGTGCTGAAGAACAATTTCTGGAACGGCTCGCACGTCGTCGAGCTTGCGGATCCGGACAAGACGGAGTTGAAGCTCTTCTTCGACGATCCGCCGCTCCTGCAGGAACTTTCGGAGCGGATCCAGGCCCACACGCCGATCAAGCTCGCCAGCTTCTCGGATCGTCTGGGCAACATCGTGTTTCAGATCCCGGTGACCGTGTTGACCGCGACGTTCGCGCACCAAAGATCGTCGGGCGACGTGGTGGTGTCGGTCGGTTGGAATCCGAGAGCGACCGCGCGCAGGCTGCGGGCCGTCTGCGACATGCAGTTCGACGACGTGCTCTCGGGGTACGCCTCGGTCGACGTCGTCGACGACAGCACTATCATTCCGACTTCCTCGGACCTCGGCACGATGCGGGGCGCCCTATGGGACGATGACAGGATGCTTCTCCTGGCAGCCACGGGAAGTACCGGTTTTGTCCGGACCATTTCGATCAACGCGCACATATCTGATCCAGAGCCGCGGATATTCCGGATCATGCGAGGAAGCGAAGTGCGGCCCGTCAGCATAGGCATCCACGAGACGAACGAGATTCGCGTCGAGGCGCCCGGTCAGGACCGGGGCGACGAGTGGGCGAAGAAGCGCATATACCGCGACGAGCAGGCGCGGCTCTCGCGGGAACGGAAATTCGTGCAATACCGGCCGACGGGCTCGAAAGCGGCGGCCCACCGGGCGGCGCTCGAGGACATCCATTTCCTCCTCCGCCGCTACGGCAAGGACGGCGCCTGGCTGTGGGATCCGTACCTTTCGGCGACCGACATCCTCGAGACGTTTTTCTTCTGCCCGCATAGCGGCGTCGAGCTGCGGGCCCTCACTGGCGCCGAGCAGGCGCCCGGCGAAGATGGCGAAACGGCCGGCGGTTCGACCCATCGCGAGGCATTCGCGGCGCGACAGCGCGAGACTTTCGAAGCCGCAGCGTCGAATTGGCGAGGGCTGAGGCTCGAATATCGCATGCGCTGCGGTTCGGCCGGCTGGCCGTTCCACGATCGCTTCCTGATCTTCCCGGTGAAGGACGGGGGCGCGCACGCGTGGTCGCTCGGAACGTCCGTGAACAGCTTCGGTACGATCCATCACATCCTTCAGAAGGTAGACGATGGCCAGCTTGTGATGGATGCCTTCGCGGAGCTTTGGGGGCAATTGGATCAACCGCAGCACCTTATCCTGAAGAGACCTTGA
- a CDS encoding hypothetical protein (product_source=Hypo-rule applied) — protein sequence MPVHLIHAAQGRLPLKMRSFLEFVTPRLQKTEHKGRPKKEKATA from the coding sequence ATGCCCGTGCATCTGATCCACGCCGCCCAGGGACGTCTGCCGCTTAAGATGCGCAGCTTCCTCGAATTCGTGACACCGCGCCTGCAGAAGACCGAACACAAGGGCAGGCCGAAGAAGGAAAAGGCCACCGCCTAG
- a CDS encoding hypothetical protein (product_source=Hypo-rule applied; pfam=PF13151) — protein MSWANDDMVLYHGCSEESLAPGNPRGIVVTGQPHNISLDVGASLPDFGPGFYTTTWLHQARNWANLRVRKLQARRRIAKAVVLSMRVERNAFAGLQSLVFPGERDGFYKFVEYCRDGRRPHAAIEFRQGPYDVVTGPVTLAGQTMIVGGADQVSFHTLAGTAAISRVDVHGVGDPLFDVST, from the coding sequence GTGAGTTGGGCCAACGACGACATGGTGCTGTACCACGGGTGCAGCGAGGAATCGCTCGCGCCCGGGAATCCGCGGGGCATCGTCGTGACGGGGCAGCCGCACAACATCAGCCTGGACGTCGGGGCAAGTCTGCCGGACTTCGGACCCGGCTTCTACACGACCACGTGGCTTCATCAGGCAAGGAACTGGGCCAACCTCCGCGTGAGAAAGCTGCAGGCCCGCCGTCGCATCGCCAAGGCCGTGGTCCTGAGCATGCGCGTCGAACGGAACGCCTTCGCCGGCCTGCAGTCGCTGGTGTTTCCCGGCGAGCGGGATGGCTTCTACAAGTTCGTCGAATACTGCCGCGATGGCCGCCGCCCTCATGCCGCCATTGAATTTCGACAGGGTCCGTACGATGTTGTCACTGGGCCCGTGACGCTGGCAGGACAGACGATGATAGTGGGCGGAGCGGATCAGGTGTCGTTCCATACCCTAGCTGGAACTGCGGCGATTTCGCGCGTCGATGTCCACGGTGTCGGTGATCCGTTGTTCGATGTGTCGACATGA